The Actinocatenispora sera genome has a window encoding:
- a CDS encoding RNA polymerase sigma factor, whose product MSEAASSAGSDVRAVTDSLVAQADSSGHLTSADVARVLAAAEVTPAQGRKILKALAQAGVTVVVDGSAGTAKRRRATPTRPATAGKAASSTRPAVTRSTPAATQPSPATVTEPVPAAEPAAAAEPAETEPAAEPAKKAPAKKAAKKAAAAKKPVAKAAKPADEPTTDDAGPDAEVDLTADEPPAPARRTAKKTAKKTAAKKTARGKKDGDGEQSEDFDWDDEDSEALRQARKDAELTTSADSVRAYLKQIGRVPLLNAEQEVDLAKRIEAGLYAAELLRQKEESGEEVTIELRRELKQIERDGVRAKDHLLEANLRLVVSIAKRYTGRGMAFLDLIQDGNLGLVRAVEKFDYTKGFKFSTYATWWIRQAITRAMADQARTIRIPVHMVEVINKLGRLQRELLQSMGREPTPEELAKEMDITPEKVMEIQQYAREPISLDQTIGDEGDSQLGDFIEDSEAVSAVEAVSFSLFQTELQQVLGTLSEREAGVVRLRFGLTDGQPRTLDEIGQAFGVTRERIRQIESKTMSKLRHPSRSQLLRDYLE is encoded by the coding sequence GTGTCCGAAGCCGCTTCCTCCGCCGGTTCCGACGTTCGCGCCGTCACCGACTCGCTCGTCGCGCAGGCCGATTCGTCCGGCCATCTCACCTCAGCTGACGTGGCCCGGGTGCTGGCCGCCGCCGAGGTGACCCCGGCCCAGGGTCGCAAGATCCTCAAGGCGCTCGCCCAGGCCGGCGTGACCGTGGTGGTGGACGGCTCCGCCGGCACCGCCAAGCGTCGCCGCGCCACCCCGACCCGCCCGGCCACCGCCGGCAAGGCCGCGTCCTCGACGCGCCCCGCGGTGACCCGGTCGACCCCGGCCGCCACCCAGCCGTCCCCGGCCACGGTGACCGAGCCGGTCCCCGCCGCCGAACCGGCCGCGGCCGCCGAGCCGGCGGAGACCGAGCCGGCCGCGGAGCCGGCCAAGAAGGCGCCGGCGAAGAAGGCGGCCAAGAAGGCGGCCGCGGCGAAGAAGCCGGTCGCGAAGGCGGCGAAGCCCGCGGACGAACCGACCACCGACGACGCCGGCCCGGACGCGGAGGTCGACCTGACCGCCGACGAGCCGCCCGCGCCGGCGAGAAGGACAGCCAAGAAGACGGCGAAGAAGACGGCCGCGAAGAAGACCGCGCGCGGCAAGAAGGACGGCGACGGCGAGCAGTCCGAGGACTTCGACTGGGACGACGAGGACTCCGAGGCACTCCGGCAGGCCCGCAAGGACGCCGAGCTGACCACCTCCGCCGACTCGGTCCGGGCGTACCTCAAGCAGATCGGCCGGGTGCCGCTGCTCAACGCCGAGCAGGAGGTCGACCTCGCCAAGCGGATCGAGGCCGGGCTGTACGCGGCGGAGCTGCTCCGACAGAAGGAGGAGTCGGGCGAAGAGGTCACCATCGAGCTGCGGCGCGAGCTGAAGCAGATCGAGCGGGACGGCGTCCGCGCCAAGGACCACCTGCTGGAGGCGAACCTGCGGCTGGTCGTCTCGATCGCCAAGCGCTACACCGGCCGCGGGATGGCCTTCCTCGACCTGATCCAGGACGGCAACCTCGGCCTGGTCCGCGCGGTGGAGAAGTTCGACTACACCAAGGGCTTCAAGTTCTCCACCTACGCGACCTGGTGGATCCGGCAGGCGATCACCCGGGCGATGGCCGACCAGGCCCGGACCATCCGCATTCCGGTGCACATGGTCGAGGTGATCAACAAGCTGGGTCGCCTGCAGCGCGAGCTGCTCCAGTCGATGGGCCGCGAGCCCACCCCGGAGGAGCTGGCCAAGGAAATGGACATCACCCCCGAAAAGGTGATGGAGATCCAGCAGTACGCGCGGGAGCCGATCTCGCTCGACCAGACCATCGGCGACGAGGGCGACAGCCAGCTCGGCGACTTCATCGAGGACTCCGAGGCGGTGTCGGCGGTCGAGGCGGTGTCGTTCTCGCTGTTCCAGACCGAGCTGCAGCAGGTGCTCGGCACGCTGTCCGAGCGGGAGGCTGGCGTGGTCCGGCTGCGGTTCGGGCTCACCGACGGCCAGCCGCGCACCCTGGACGAGATCGGCCAGGCGTTCGGGGTGACCCGGGAGCGGATCCGCCAGATCGAGTCGAAGACGATGTCGAAGCTGCGCCACCCGTCCCGGTCGCAGCTGCTGCGCGACTACCTCGAATAG
- a CDS encoding isocitrate lyase/PEP mutase family protein, which translates to MIDRVERFRQLHRAGAPLVLPNAWDHASGTALARAGFAAIGTTSLGVAAAAGSADATGATRSTTLHLARRLARLPVLVTVDIEAGFGSRPEDVAALVAELADAGVAGVNIEDGRPDGTLAPLADQCELVRAAGSSGLFVNARTDTYWLAGAPVGQTGRRLAAYRDAGADGLFVPGLRDPATIAGLAREFALPLNVLAMPELPVARLAELGVRRVSTGSLLFRAALGAALDTARAVAAGAPLPAGLPSYDEAASYAADFA; encoded by the coding sequence ATGATCGACCGGGTGGAACGGTTCCGGCAGCTGCACCGGGCCGGGGCGCCGCTGGTGTTGCCGAACGCCTGGGACCACGCGTCGGGCACGGCGCTGGCCCGGGCCGGCTTCGCCGCCATCGGTACCACCAGCCTCGGAGTTGCCGCGGCGGCCGGCAGCGCCGACGCGACCGGCGCCACCCGGTCGACCACGCTGCACCTGGCGCGCCGGCTGGCCCGGCTGCCAGTACTGGTCACGGTGGACATCGAGGCAGGTTTCGGCAGCCGGCCGGAGGACGTCGCCGCCCTCGTCGCGGAGCTGGCCGACGCCGGGGTGGCCGGCGTCAACATCGAGGACGGCCGGCCGGACGGCACGCTCGCCCCGCTGGCGGACCAGTGCGAGCTGGTGCGGGCGGCCGGCTCCAGCGGGCTGTTCGTCAACGCCCGGACCGACACGTACTGGCTGGCCGGCGCGCCGGTCGGGCAGACCGGGCGCCGGCTCGCCGCCTACCGGGACGCCGGCGCGGACGGGCTGTTCGTTCCCGGCCTGCGCGATCCGGCGACCATCGCCGGGCTGGCCCGCGAGTTTGCGCTGCCGCTGAACGTGCTGGCGATGCCGGAGCTCCCGGTCGCCCGGCTCGCCGAGTTGGGGGTGCGCCGGGTCAGTACCGGCTCGCTGCTGTTCCGCGCCGCGCTGGGTGCCGCGCTGGACACCGCGCGCGCCGTCGCCGCCGGTGCGCCGCTGCCGGCCGGCCTCCCGTCGTATGACGAGGCCGCCTCGTACGCCGCCGACTTCGCCTGA
- a CDS encoding dihydrodipicolinate synthase family protein — MKNTTRGLGGVVVATPVFYREQAGAPAGLALDFDAYAEHCRWLVDNGCDGVGPNGSLGEYSSLTDEERRRVARTAIAAVGADATVIVGVHGVGSHQAVRWAEAAAEDGAAGVLCLPPTMYRANESEVIAHYQAVAAVGLPVMVYNNPYDTKVDLTPRLLGEIAAIDNVVAVKEFSGDVRRVLEIKEHAPDLQVVAGADDVLLEAVLMGATGWFAGFPNVFPAETSRLYALATAGKLDEARALYEPIVATLRWDSRTEFVQAIKFGLDRIGRFGGPCRPPRGPLTAAHIEQLTADLDRAIAALRES, encoded by the coding sequence GTGAAGAACACGACGCGTGGACTGGGTGGTGTCGTGGTGGCGACGCCGGTGTTCTACCGCGAGCAGGCCGGCGCACCGGCCGGCCTCGCGCTCGACTTCGACGCCTACGCCGAGCACTGCCGGTGGCTGGTGGACAACGGCTGCGACGGGGTCGGCCCGAACGGGTCGCTCGGTGAGTACTCGTCGCTGACCGACGAGGAGCGCCGCCGGGTGGCGCGGACCGCGATCGCCGCGGTCGGTGCGGACGCGACCGTCATCGTCGGCGTGCACGGCGTCGGCAGCCACCAGGCGGTGCGCTGGGCCGAGGCCGCGGCCGAGGACGGCGCGGCCGGCGTGCTGTGCCTGCCGCCCACCATGTACCGGGCGAACGAGTCCGAGGTGATCGCGCACTACCAGGCGGTCGCCGCGGTCGGGCTGCCGGTGATGGTCTACAACAACCCGTACGACACGAAGGTGGACCTGACGCCGCGGCTGCTGGGCGAGATCGCCGCGATCGACAACGTGGTCGCGGTCAAGGAGTTCTCCGGCGACGTGCGCCGGGTGCTGGAGATCAAGGAGCACGCCCCGGACCTGCAGGTCGTGGCCGGCGCCGACGACGTCCTGCTGGAGGCGGTCCTGATGGGCGCCACCGGCTGGTTCGCCGGGTTCCCCAACGTGTTCCCGGCCGAGACGAGCCGGCTGTACGCGCTCGCCACGGCCGGCAAGCTGGACGAGGCGCGGGCACTGTACGAGCCGATCGTCGCGACGCTGCGCTGGGACAGCCGCACCGAGTTCGTTCAGGCGATCAAGTTCGGGCTGGACCGGATCGGCCGGTTCGGCGGGCCGTGCCGACCGCCGCGCGGCCCGCTGACCGCCGCGCACATCGAGCAGCTCACCGCGGACCTGGACCGGGCGATCGCGGCGCTACGGGAGTCCTGA
- a CDS encoding DUF1772 domain-containing protein, which produces MTISTTPPRTRRYATSGTTMLMLSLLSVGLVAGVYFAFQVAVIPGLSRASDATFAEALDRINESIENPVFFAAFFGALVVTAIAGTQQWRRGNGAAALFALAALGLYLVGFGATIVGDIPLNEQLAAVAPAHAGPVIDRIRTPWLAWNVVRTLASVAALLCLGRALAVSGRHR; this is translated from the coding sequence ATGACGATCTCGACGACCCCGCCCCGCACCCGCCGGTACGCCACCTCCGGCACCACGATGCTGATGCTGTCGCTGCTGAGCGTCGGCCTGGTCGCCGGCGTGTACTTCGCGTTCCAGGTCGCCGTGATCCCCGGCCTGTCCCGCGCGTCGGACGCCACCTTCGCGGAGGCGCTGGACCGGATCAACGAGTCCATCGAGAACCCGGTGTTCTTCGCGGCGTTCTTCGGCGCGCTGGTGGTCACCGCGATCGCCGGGACGCAGCAGTGGCGCCGCGGCAACGGCGCCGCGGCGCTGTTCGCGCTGGCCGCGCTCGGGCTGTACCTCGTCGGTTTCGGGGCCACGATCGTCGGCGACATCCCGCTCAACGAGCAGCTCGCCGCCGTCGCGCCCGCCCACGCCGGCCCGGTGATCGACCGCATCCGGACCCCGTGGCTGGCCTGGAACGTGGTTCGCACGCTCGCCTCCGTCGCGGCGCTGCTGTGCCTCGGCCGCGCGCTGGCGGTGTCCGGCCGGCACCGCTGA
- a CDS encoding MFS transporter: MVATDRIALRRQVMRKVAVRLSPFLILLYFINYLDRTNISFAAPHGMNEALGFSKAGFGLASGLFFIGYLVLEVPSNLALHRFGARRWLARIMVSWGVVASAMAFVPNAGTMYLLRFVLGVAEAGFFPGIILYLTFWFPKRERAKAVAFFMLAVPLSSMIGSPLSGWLISTGHDVLFGLSGWRFMFLVEGLPAIVVGVACWFYLTDRPSQARWLAADERDWLQREMDAEHERTGQRYHVPLRRALRHPRVLALAFVYFGIVYGLYAVGFFLPTIIAGFQGTFHTSYTVFQQGLIVAVPYAFGCVAMVLWARHGDRTGERVWHVAIPAVVGGVAIPVALYLQSPFTTMIAVTVCTMGICAALPTFWPLPTMFLTGAAAAGGIALVNSLGNLAGFAGPYVTGWLTDATGTEKAGLWVVGGFMIAAGVVAVALRAAPAPDDAGAD, translated from the coding sequence ATGGTGGCAACGGACCGGATCGCGCTGCGGCGCCAGGTGATGCGCAAGGTGGCGGTGCGGCTGTCGCCGTTTCTGATCCTGCTCTACTTCATCAACTATCTGGACCGGACGAACATCAGCTTCGCCGCGCCGCACGGCATGAACGAGGCGCTCGGCTTCAGCAAGGCCGGTTTCGGCCTGGCCTCGGGCCTGTTCTTCATCGGCTACCTGGTGCTGGAGGTACCGAGCAACCTCGCGCTGCACCGGTTCGGCGCGCGCCGCTGGCTGGCCCGGATCATGGTCAGCTGGGGCGTGGTCGCCTCGGCGATGGCCTTCGTACCCAACGCCGGCACCATGTACCTGCTGCGCTTCGTGCTCGGCGTCGCGGAGGCCGGCTTCTTCCCGGGCATCATCCTGTACCTCACGTTCTGGTTCCCGAAGCGGGAGCGGGCGAAGGCGGTCGCGTTCTTCATGCTCGCGGTGCCGCTGTCGTCGATGATCGGCTCGCCGCTGTCCGGGTGGCTGATCTCGACCGGGCACGACGTGCTGTTCGGCCTGTCCGGCTGGCGGTTCATGTTCCTGGTCGAGGGGCTGCCGGCGATCGTGGTCGGGGTGGCCTGCTGGTTCTACCTGACCGACCGGCCGAGCCAGGCCCGCTGGCTCGCCGCCGACGAGCGTGACTGGCTGCAACGCGAGATGGACGCCGAGCACGAGCGGACGGGCCAGCGCTACCACGTTCCGCTGCGCCGGGCGCTGCGGCACCCCCGGGTGCTCGCGCTGGCGTTCGTCTACTTCGGCATCGTCTACGGCCTGTACGCGGTGGGTTTCTTCCTGCCGACCATCATCGCCGGCTTCCAGGGCACCTTCCACACCAGCTACACGGTGTTCCAGCAGGGCCTGATCGTCGCCGTGCCGTACGCGTTCGGCTGCGTGGCGATGGTGCTGTGGGCGCGGCACGGCGACCGTACCGGTGAGCGGGTGTGGCACGTGGCGATCCCGGCGGTCGTCGGCGGCGTCGCGATCCCGGTCGCGCTGTACCTGCAGTCCCCGTTCACCACGATGATCGCGGTGACCGTGTGCACGATGGGCATCTGCGCGGCGCTGCCGACGTTCTGGCCGCTGCCGACCATGTTCCTCACCGGCGCCGCCGCGGCCGGCGGCATCGCGCTGGTCAACTCGCTGGGCAACCTGGCCGGGTTCGCCGGGCCGTACGTCACCGGCTGGCTGACCGACGCGACCGGCACCGAGAAGGCCGGGCTGTGGGTGGTCGGCGGGTTCATGATCGCCGCCGGCGTGGTCGCCGTCGCGCTGCGGGCCGCGCCGGCCCCCGACGACGCCGGGGCCGACTGA
- a CDS encoding CU044_5270 family protein yields MTDHRTEPARPLWTDEDLDRALDALHTDEAGQLGTARATLDDALAHQGVPMLTASRGHDAPPPRPARTRRWAYGAVAAGVAVVAAAAVAFTGPFGAHSPQHKHKAAPAKTTVATVPGGDAMRAAAAKVRTFKPVQPGPGQYLYVKEISSDLYTTADTTWSLSYRRKTQLETWIPYDQAGTWTQHFTRIGKDQWVVGDKKTIAKHGKFAKGGFGEPPAWATATCGDFHHAEQGGTQSCLDNEVKKEPNKFLIARKVPNDPRKFLAWAADGDSVRGADIEQRVLHNATMLLRSGVVSADLESTIYQALAMLPDLKVTERVANLAGKRGIALGIDAYGDRQELILDPKTGQYLGTRIVSLTADDTGVPAGTIRNYSAVQFAVVDKPRERP; encoded by the coding sequence ATGACTGACCACCGTACCGAACCAGCCCGTCCACTGTGGACGGATGAGGACCTGGACCGGGCGCTCGACGCGCTGCACACCGACGAGGCCGGGCAGCTTGGCACCGCCCGCGCCACCCTGGACGACGCGCTGGCGCACCAGGGCGTACCGATGCTCACCGCCTCGCGCGGCCACGACGCCCCGCCACCGCGGCCGGCTCGCACCCGACGCTGGGCGTACGGGGCGGTCGCCGCCGGTGTCGCCGTCGTCGCGGCCGCTGCGGTCGCCTTCACCGGCCCGTTCGGCGCGCACTCACCGCAACACAAGCACAAGGCTGCGCCGGCGAAGACGACCGTGGCGACCGTACCGGGCGGCGACGCCATGCGGGCGGCGGCGGCGAAGGTCCGGACGTTCAAGCCGGTCCAGCCCGGCCCCGGCCAGTACCTGTACGTCAAGGAGATCAGCTCCGACCTGTACACCACCGCCGACACCACGTGGAGCCTCTCCTACCGGCGCAAGACGCAGCTCGAGACCTGGATCCCCTACGACCAGGCGGGCACCTGGACCCAGCACTTCACCCGGATCGGCAAGGACCAGTGGGTCGTCGGTGACAAGAAGACGATCGCCAAGCACGGCAAGTTCGCGAAGGGCGGTTTCGGCGAGCCACCGGCCTGGGCGACGGCCACCTGTGGCGACTTCCATCACGCGGAGCAGGGCGGCACCCAGTCCTGCCTGGACAACGAGGTGAAAAAGGAGCCGAACAAGTTCCTGATCGCCAGGAAGGTACCGAACGACCCGCGGAAGTTCCTGGCCTGGGCCGCGGACGGCGACTCGGTCCGGGGCGCGGACATCGAGCAGCGCGTACTACACAACGCGACCATGCTGCTGCGCAGCGGCGTGGTGAGCGCCGACCTGGAGTCCACCATCTACCAGGCGCTCGCCATGCTGCCCGATCTGAAGGTCACCGAGCGGGTGGCCAACCTGGCGGGCAAGCGCGGCATCGCGCTCGGCATCGACGCCTACGGCGACCGCCAGGAACTGATCCTCGATCCGAAGACCGGACAGTACCTGGGTACGCGAATCGTCTCCCTCACCGCCGACGACACCGGCGTACCGGCCGGGACGATCCGCAACTACAGCGCGGTGCAGTTCGCCGTGGTGGACAAGCCGCGCGAGCGGCCCTGA
- a CDS encoding RNA polymerase sigma factor gives MTSPAGASPVQSDAGDLDRPNLAALTDTALTERFGRLFAEHGPGLQRYLARRVGAATAEDIVAETFLAALRRRASYDPDRAGIRAWLYGIAGNLLKQHERTEMRRFRATARLAAGGTSGIDHADAVGERVDAAYQVGQLAAALSQLSPGDRDVLLLTSWAGLDATEIGQVLRIPSGTVRSRLHRTRRWLRRQCPTTTLHDEDGTDD, from the coding sequence ATGACCAGCCCCGCCGGCGCATCGCCGGTGCAATCCGACGCTGGCGACCTGGACCGGCCCAACCTCGCCGCGCTCACCGACACCGCGCTGACCGAACGGTTCGGCCGGCTGTTCGCCGAACACGGCCCCGGGCTGCAGCGATACCTGGCCCGTCGGGTCGGCGCGGCGACCGCCGAGGACATCGTGGCCGAGACGTTCCTCGCCGCGCTGCGCCGCCGGGCCAGCTACGACCCGGACCGGGCCGGCATCCGGGCGTGGCTCTACGGCATCGCCGGCAACCTTCTCAAGCAACACGAGCGCACCGAAATGCGCAGGTTCCGGGCCACTGCGCGACTGGCCGCCGGCGGCACGTCCGGCATCGACCACGCCGACGCGGTCGGCGAGCGGGTGGACGCGGCGTACCAGGTGGGCCAGCTCGCCGCGGCGCTGAGCCAGCTGTCGCCGGGCGACCGGGACGTGCTGCTGCTGACCAGCTGGGCCGGCCTGGACGCCACCGAGATCGGCCAGGTGCTGCGCATCCCGTCGGGCACCGTGCGCTCCCGCCTGCACCGGACCCGCCGCTGGCTGCGCCGCCAGTGCCCCACCACGACCCTGCACGACGAGGACGGCACCGATGACTGA
- a CDS encoding proline racemase family protein: MRAARAITAVDSHTEGMPTRVVTGGVAPIPGATMAQRRRYAMEHLDELRRFLVDEPRGHGAMSGAILQPPTRDDADWGVLYIEVSGFLPMCGHGTIGVATVLVETGMVPVTEPETVVRLDTPAGLVIARVAVRDGAVQQVTLRNVAAFCLEQDAAVEVPGLGEVRYDLAYGGNFYAILPIERIGLPFDRARKGEILAAGLSIMDSINVQRRPVHPTDPDVSGCKHVQFLAPGSDARHSRNAMAIHPGWFDRSPCGTGTCARMAQLHARGELALDTDFVNESFIGTRFTGRLLRTSEVGGVPAVVPEFSGRAWITGTATYLLDPTDPFPHGFVL, translated from the coding sequence ATGCGGGCCGCACGCGCCATCACCGCGGTCGACTCGCACACCGAGGGCATGCCGACCCGGGTCGTGACCGGTGGGGTGGCACCGATCCCGGGCGCCACCATGGCGCAGCGCCGGCGGTACGCGATGGAGCACCTGGACGAGCTGCGCCGGTTCCTGGTCGACGAGCCCCGCGGGCATGGCGCGATGAGCGGGGCGATCCTGCAGCCGCCGACCCGCGACGACGCCGACTGGGGCGTGCTGTACATCGAGGTCAGCGGGTTCCTGCCGATGTGCGGGCACGGCACCATCGGGGTCGCCACGGTACTGGTGGAGACCGGCATGGTGCCGGTCACGGAGCCGGAGACGGTGGTTCGGCTGGACACCCCGGCCGGGCTGGTGATCGCTCGGGTGGCGGTCCGGGACGGCGCGGTACAGCAGGTCACGCTGCGCAACGTGGCCGCGTTCTGCCTGGAGCAGGACGCCGCCGTGGAGGTGCCGGGGCTCGGCGAGGTGCGCTACGACCTCGCCTACGGCGGGAACTTCTACGCGATCCTGCCGATCGAGCGGATCGGCCTGCCGTTCGACCGGGCCCGCAAGGGCGAGATCCTGGCCGCCGGACTGTCCATCATGGACAGCATCAACGTGCAGCGCCGGCCGGTGCATCCGACCGATCCGGACGTGTCCGGCTGCAAGCACGTGCAGTTCCTCGCGCCGGGCTCGGACGCGCGGCACTCGCGCAACGCGATGGCGATCCACCCGGGCTGGTTCGACCGGTCCCCGTGCGGCACCGGTACCTGTGCCCGGATGGCCCAGCTGCACGCCCGCGGCGAGCTCGCGCTCGACACCGACTTCGTCAACGAGTCCTTCATCGGGACCCGGTTCACCGGCCGGCTGCTGCGCACCAGCGAGGTCGGCGGCGTGCCGGCGGTGGTGCCGGAGTTCTCCGGCCGGGCCTGGATCACCGGTACCGCCACCTACCTGCTCGACCCGACCGACCCGTTCCCGCACGGCTTCGTGCTCTGA
- a CDS encoding DUF5107 domain-containing protein, translating into MSRVRIESLSLPKADIGPVNPLPPVAGPPATPYRLSIEELPAAVVRNAGHGTPRTLLPYLTQDGYSRSRAPGELATVVLDNGVLRATFVPELGGRLWSLVDLREDRELLYRNPVWQPANLALRNAWFAGGVEWNIGTRGHSPTTCAPLHAALLTGPGGAPMLRMWEYERLRGAVFQVDAWLPDGADALRVHVRIRATAPDPTFMYWWSNTAVPEDVRVLAPADRAFCTSYDGTIRARPVPVQDGVDRSYPLRNEHAADYFFDTAGVARPWIVALDERGNGLAQTSTARLVGRKLFVWGTSTGGRHWADWLSPGNAGYAEIQAGLAATQYEHLPMPAGASWSWLETYGPVTVDPAVAHGDWAAAVSHVDGQLAAAVPPARLDAELAEAVALADAPPAERVWSGSGWGALERHRRGAGWCDETGTPFGDDTLGPEQRPWLAVLAGGALAPADPAIPPASYVGGAGSEPDWAARLAADTGWLAAYHRGVLAHQQGDGETAAREYAASVAAAESAWAVRGLGLLAAADGRAGEAADLLVRAYRSARWCRQLAAEAGEALLAADRAAECLAHLDAAPTGVREHGRIRLLTVRAALAAGQPDRARSILSDGLEVADLREGETSLDGLWRAAFPDRPVPPEYDFRMH; encoded by the coding sequence GTGAGCCGCGTACGAATCGAGTCACTCTCGCTGCCGAAGGCCGATATCGGGCCGGTGAACCCGCTGCCGCCGGTAGCGGGGCCGCCCGCCACGCCGTACCGACTGTCCATTGAGGAGCTGCCGGCCGCCGTGGTGCGCAACGCCGGGCACGGCACGCCGCGCACGCTCCTGCCGTACCTCACCCAGGACGGTTACTCTCGGTCGCGGGCGCCGGGGGAGCTGGCCACCGTCGTGCTCGACAACGGGGTGCTGCGTGCCACGTTCGTGCCGGAGCTCGGCGGGCGGCTCTGGTCGCTGGTCGACCTGCGCGAGGATCGCGAGCTGCTCTACCGCAACCCGGTGTGGCAGCCGGCGAACCTCGCGCTGCGCAACGCCTGGTTCGCCGGCGGGGTGGAGTGGAACATCGGTACCCGCGGGCACAGCCCGACGACCTGTGCACCGCTGCACGCCGCGCTGCTGACCGGGCCGGGCGGGGCCCCGATGCTGCGGATGTGGGAGTACGAGCGGCTGCGCGGGGCGGTGTTCCAGGTCGACGCGTGGCTGCCGGACGGCGCCGACGCCCTGCGGGTACATGTCCGGATTCGTGCTACTGCACCCGATCCGACCTTCATGTACTGGTGGTCCAACACCGCGGTGCCGGAGGACGTGCGGGTGCTCGCCCCGGCCGACCGCGCGTTCTGCACCAGCTACGACGGCACGATCCGGGCCCGGCCGGTACCGGTGCAGGACGGTGTCGACCGGTCGTACCCGCTGCGCAACGAGCACGCGGCCGACTACTTCTTCGACACCGCCGGGGTGGCACGGCCGTGGATCGTCGCGCTCGACGAGCGGGGCAACGGGCTGGCGCAGACCTCGACCGCCCGGCTGGTCGGCCGCAAGCTGTTCGTCTGGGGCACCTCGACCGGTGGCCGGCACTGGGCCGACTGGCTGTCGCCCGGAAACGCCGGGTACGCCGAGATTCAGGCCGGCCTGGCCGCCACCCAGTACGAGCACCTGCCGATGCCGGCGGGCGCGTCGTGGAGCTGGCTGGAGACCTACGGGCCGGTCACCGTGGACCCGGCGGTCGCGCACGGCGACTGGGCCGCGGCGGTGTCTCATGTGGACGGTCAGCTGGCCGCCGCGGTACCGCCGGCGCGGCTGGACGCCGAGCTCGCCGAGGCGGTGGCGCTGGCCGACGCGCCGCCGGCCGAGCGGGTGTGGTCCGGCTCCGGCTGGGGCGCGCTGGAGCGGCACCGGCGCGGGGCCGGCTGGTGCGACGAGACCGGTACCCCGTTCGGCGACGACACGCTGGGGCCGGAGCAGCGGCCGTGGCTCGCGGTACTGGCCGGCGGCGCGCTGGCGCCGGCCGACCCGGCGATCCCGCCCGCCTCGTACGTGGGCGGCGCCGGCAGCGAACCGGACTGGGCGGCCCGGCTGGCCGCGGACACCGGCTGGCTCGCCGCGTACCACCGGGGGGTGCTGGCGCACCAGCAGGGCGACGGTGAGACGGCGGCGCGCGAGTACGCGGCGTCGGTGGCCGCCGCCGAGTCGGCCTGGGCGGTGCGCGGGCTCGGCCTGCTCGCCGCGGCCGACGGCCGGGCCGGCGAGGCCGCCGACCTGCTCGTCCGCGCGTACCGGTCGGCGAGGTGGTGCCGGCAGCTCGCCGCCGAGGCCGGTGAGGCGCTGCTCGCCGCGGACCGGGCCGCCGAGTGCCTGGCGCACCTGGACGCCGCGCCGACCGGGGTACGCGAGCACGGCCGGATCCGGCTGCTGACCGTACGGGCCGCGCTGGCGGCCGGGCAGCCCGACCGGGCCCGCTCGATCCTGTCCGACGGGCTGGAGGTCGCCGACCTGCGCGAGGGCGAGACCTCGCTCGACGGGCTGTGGCGCGCCGCGTTCCCGGACCGCCCGGTTCCCCCCGAGTACGACTTCCGGATGCACTGA